DNA sequence from the Pyramidobacter porci genome:
GAGCTGGCGCTGGCGCAGACGCGCCTCGTCATGGACGCCGTCGGGCGCGCCCACCCCGAGTACCGCCTCGAACTCGTCCCTATCGCCACCCGCGGCGACGTGGACATGAAGCCGTTTTCCGAAACGTCTGACGCGTTCGGTCTCAAGGGGCTCTTCACACGGGAACTGGAAGAAGCCCTGCTCGACGGCCGCATCGACGTGGCCGTCCACAGCCTCAAAGACCTGCCCGCCGCGCAGGACGAACGTCTGCCGCTGCTCGCCTGCTTTCGCCGCGGCGACCCCCGCGACGCGCTCGCGCTTCCCGCCGGAGTCTCGGCCATGAACGGCGCTGTGATCGGCTGCTCGTCGGCGCGCCGCCGCCTGCAGGCGCTCGACTTGTTCGCCGGCGCCGAGGTGCGTCCGGTGCGCGGCAACGTCGGCACGCGCCTGCGCAAGCTCGACGAAGGCCAGTTCTCGGCGCTGATCCTCGCCGCCGCGGGGCTGGCACGCCTCGGTCTCAGCGCGCGCGTCAGCCGTTACTTTTCGGTCGACGAGATCGTCCCCGCGCCGGGACAGGGAATCCTCGCCTGTCAGGGACGCGCCGGCGACAAAAACGAAGACTGGCTCGACGCGATTTTCGACCCCGACGCGGCGGACTGCGCCCGCGCCGAACGCGCTTTTTCGGCGGCTCTCGGCGGCGGCTGCGCGTCGCCCGTCGGCGCGTGCGCGCAGCTTCGCGGCGGCGAGATGAAGCTGACGGGCTTTTTCGCCGACGAACACAAAGGCTTCAAAATCCGCGCGTCGCTGACGGGACGCCGCGAAGAAGCGCGGATGCTCGGCGAAACGCTGGCCGAAAAAATTCTCAAAGAGGCGAGGTGATTTCATGTCTGTCGGCAAAGTCTGGCTCGTCGGCGCCGGCCCGGGCGATCCCGGGCTGCTCACCTGCCGCGGCCGCGAAGTCCTGGAGCGCGCCGAAGTCGTGATCTTTGACCGCCTCGTCGGCGACGGCGTGCTGGCGCTGATGCCCAGAACCGCGCGCTGCATCGACGTGGGCAAGGAAGGCGGCCGCCACCCCGTGCCGCAGCGCGAGATCGAGGCCCTGATCGTGCGCGAAGCGCTGAATGGACATAACGTCGTGCGCCTCAAGGGCGGCGATCCGTTTTTGTTCGGCCGCGGCGGCGAGGAGATCGAAGCGCTGCTGGCGCACGACGTCCCCTACGAGGTCGTGCCCGGCGTCGCTTCGGCCATCGCCGCGCCGGAGTGCGCCGGCATCCCCGTCACGCACCGCGGCCTCGCCAACTCGCTGCACATCGTCGCTGCCCACACCAAGGAGGGCGGCATTGCCGCGCAGGATTACGACGCGCTGGCGCGGCTGGACGGCACTCTGGTCTTCCTGATGGGCGCGACCGCCGTTGCGGAGATCTGCTCGCAGCTGCTGGCGCGCGGTTTCGCCGCCGACACGCCGACGGCCGCCGTCGAATCGGGCACGACCGCCCGCCAGCGCACGCTCGTCGGGACTCTGGGCGATTTCGAACGCAAAGCCCGCGATTTTGGGCTGCGCGCGCCGGCTGTGGTTCTCGTCGGCCCCGTGGCCGGTCTGGCGTCGCGCTTAGCCTGGCGGGAGAAACTGCCGCTGTGGGGCAAGAAAGTGCTCGTCACGCGCCCGGCCAACCGCCAGGGGCGGTTGGCGCGGATGCTGCGCGACCTCGGTGCCGAGGTGGTGGAATTTCCCTGCATCGCCACAGTGCCGCTGGAGACGAAGCTGCCGCCGCTGGGCGGCCATGATTGGATCGGCTTTACCAGCGTCACCGGCGCGGAATGTTTTTTCGCGCGTCTGGCTGCGGAAGGGCGTGACGTGCGCGAACTGGGCGGCGCCAAAATCGCCGCCGTCGGCCCCGCCACAGCCGCGGCGCTGTGCGAGCGCGGGCTCCGCCCCGACTTGGTCCCCGCCGTTTACGACGGCGTCCATCTGGCCGAAGAACTGGCCGGCCGAGGCGGCTCCGTGCTGCTGTTCCGCGCGCTCGACGGCTCGCCCGAGCTGACCGAGACACTGCGCGCCCGCGGCGTCGATTTCAGCGAAGTGCCCCTCTACCGCACCGAAACGCTCGCGGCCCCGTTTCAGCCCGTAAATGTCGACGCCGTGTTGTTCACCAGCGCCTCCACCGTGCGCGGCTTCAAAAAAGCCTGCCCCGGACTGGAAGCTCCGCTGGCCTGCTGCATCGGCGCGCAGACCGCGCGCGAAGCCGAACGGCTGGGGTTGAAAAACATCCGCGTCGCCGCCCGCGCGACGCTGGAAGACCTTATCAATACTTTGAAAGAAGATGGCAGATCATGATCGTCAGACCGAGAAGACTGCGTCAGACCCCGGCGCTCCGCAACCTCGTCGCGGAAACGCGCCTCAGCGCCGATATGTTCATCTACCCCGTGTTCATCCGCGAAGGCCGCGGCATCGTCGAAGACATCCCCTCGCTGCCCGGGCAGAAACGTTACAGCCCCGACACCTTCCCGCTTGTCCTCGAAGAGATGGCGCGCTGCGGCGTCAGAGCCGTGCTGCTCTTCGGCCTGCCCGAACGCAAGGACGAAACCGGCACCGGCGCGTGGGACGAAAACGGCGTCATCCAGCAGGCGCTGCGCGTCGGCAAAAAAACTTTTCCCGAGATCACCTTCATCGGCGACGTGTGCATGTGCGAATACACCTCGCACGGCCACTGCGGCATCCTCCACGGCCATGAAGTGGACAACGACGAGACGCTCGAGTACCTGACGCGCATCGCCGTTTCCCAGGCCGCGGCGGGAGCCGACGTCGTCGCCCCCTCCGACATGATGGACGGACACGTCGCCGCCCTGCGCGCCGGACTGGACGCCGCCGGCATGAAGGACAAGATCGTCTTCTCCTACGCCGTCAAATACGCCTCGGCGTTCTACGGCCCCTTCCGCGACGCCGCCGGCTCCGCGCCGGCCTTCGGCGACCGCCGGGGTTACCAGATGGATCCGCGCAACGCGCGCGAGGGGCTCAAGGAAGCGCGGCTCGACATCGAAGAGGGCGCCGACATGATCATGGTCAAACCCGGCCTGCTTTACATGGACGTGTTGCGCGCCGTCAAGGAGATCAGTTCCGTGCCCGTCGGTTCCTACTGCGTCAGCGGCGAGTACGCCATGATCAAGGCCGCGGCCGCCAAAGGCTGGCTCGACGAGCCGCGCGCCGTCGCCGAAGCGGCGTACAGCCTGGCGCGCGCCGGCGCCGATGTGATCGTCACTTACTCGGCACTCGACCTGGCCCGCTGGCTCAAAGAAGGCCGCGTTGCCTTCTAGGAACGCCGGAAGTTTTTAAACAACGGCCGCCACGGAGCAGCGGCGAAGCGGAGAAAAACAGGATCAGAACAGAAACGACCACGGAGGCACAAAGGCACGGCGAAAAGCAGTAGGGGAGATGTGAGGGGAAAGTTCCCTTCCCATTTTAATCTCCGCTTCGCCGCTTCTCCGTGGCAGATCTTGTTTTACGGTGCGTTTGCTATAGCGACAGCACAGGCCGGAGCGAGAGCGCTGCGGCGAAAGGACGTGAACGACCATGAGCGCGCTGAAAAAAATTCCCCGCCTCGTCGTCGCCGCCACGCAGAGCGGCTGCGGCAAGACCACGCTCACCTGCGGCATCCTCGCCGCCCTGAAAAAGCGCGGCCTGGCCGCGCAGGCCTACAAGATCGGCCCCGATTACATCGACCCCGGCTATCTGACGCAGGCCAGCGGACGGCCGGCGCACAATCTCGACACCTGGCTGATGGACGAGGCGGCGATGGCGCGCCTGTTCGCGGAAAATTCTTCGCAAGCCGATCTCGCCGTCGTCGAAGGCGTGATGGGGCTGTACGACGGCGGGCGCGGCGGCGTCAGCAGCACCGCGGAGATCGCCAAAAAGCTGCGCGCTCCCGTGGCGCTGGTGATCGACTGCAAGTCGATGGGTGACAGCGCCGCCGCATTGGCGCTGGGATTTCGTGAATACGACCGCGGCGTCGACCTGTGCGGCGTGATCCTCAACCGACTCGGCTCGGACGCGCACCGCGACATGATCGCGAAAGCCATGGAGCGCCTCGGCATCCCTGTGCTGGGGGCGCTGAAACGCGACGAACGGCTCGCCGTCTCGGAACGCCACCTCGGCCTGCTGCCCGCGGAGGAAAACGAGACGCACGGTTTCGACGCGCTGGTCGAGTGCGTGGAACGCTCCGTCGACCTCGACGCGCTGCTGAAAATCGCCGCCGGAGCACCGAATCTGGAATTCTCTTCCCGCCCCGCCGCGCCCGCGGCGGAACGCCGGGCCGTGATTGGCGTGGCGCGCGACAAGGCCTTTTCGTTTTATTACCCGGAAAGCCTTGCCGAGCTGGAGCGCGCCGGAGCGCGGCTCGTTTTTTTCAGTCCCTTGAACGACGAGCGCCTCCCCGACGCGGACGGCCTGATCTTCGGCGGCGGTTTCCCGGAGATGTTCGCCGCACGTCTCGCCGCCAACGGCGCGATGAAAAGCGAACTCGCCGCGGCGGCCCGCCTCGGCATGCCGATCTACGCCGAATGCGGCGGCTACATGTACCTGACGCGTTCGCTGACCGACTTCGACGGGCGCGAGTTCGCCATGGCCGGTCTGATTCCCGCTGCCTGCCGCATGAATCCCAGGCTGCAGACCGTCGGCTACGTGGAGGCCACGGCCCTGCGCGATTCCGTTCTCTGTCCCGCCGGGACCGTCGCGCGCGGCCACGAGTTCCATTTTTCTTCGGCGCAGCCCGACGCGGGAACGGAAGCGGACGCCGCCTGGCGCTTCGTCAAAAAACGCGCCGGTGCGAGCTACGCCGCCGGTTACGCGAGCGCGAACGTGCTGGCCTCGTATCTCCACCTGCACTTCGCCGGCAACCCGCAGCTGGCCCGCAACTTTGTGGATGTCTGTGAGCGCTTCGCCCGCCGCAAATAAAAATCCAGCCTGAACGCCTCCCCGCCGGGAGATAACGTTCGGGCTGGATTTTTATGTGGAAAATCAATACCGCAGCGAGTAGACGGGGTGGTACAGGCGCTCGTCGCGAAGGATCCTGCTCTGCTCGGCCAGCGCTTCCATGGCCGCGTCGCCCATGTCGATGGAGAGGCGCGAGGTGAGGATGTGGATCAAAAACAGCGGCCCGATCAGGCTGCTGCCGAAGGTGGGGCTGTTGTCGCTGACGAAGAACGACAGGTCGGCGTCGCTGCAGATCGGCGCGGCGGGGCTGTCGGTGACGGTGACGATTTTGGCGCCGTTGCGCCGGCCGCGCTGCAGCGCCTCGGTGAGCAGCACCGAGTAGCTGGGCAGGTCGAAGGCGATGATCAAATCGCTTTTGCGGATGCTGCGGGCCTGCTCGATCAGCGTCAGACAGCCGGAACCGGGGTACATCTGGTGGGCGCGCAGCCCCAGCTCGCGCAGGCGGCTGTGCAGGCATTCGGCCATCATGCCGGAGATGCTCCAGCCGGCGCAGTAGATCGCCTCGGCCGATTTGACGAGCTCGCAGAACGAACGCACGTCTTCGACGCGCAGGCGGTTCCACGTGTCTTCGAGATTGGCGTGCTCCATCTGGCGGATGCGCTCCGAAAGATCGCCCTCCTCGCTCATGGCGCGGGCCAGCATCGCCGCGGGATTGACCTGTTCGAGCACCGATTCCTTGAGCGCGCTCTTGAGGTCGGCGTAGCCCTTGAAGCCGAGAATGCGCGCTACGCGCACGAGCTGTGCCTTGGAGACGTTCAGCTGTTCGGCGACGTCGCCGATGGAGACGAAGGCCGCCTCGCGCATGTGGGTGAGAAGGTATTCGACGACGCGGCGCGCCTTGGAGGGCATCGAGTCCAGATTGCTGCGCAAAAGTTCCTGCAATTTATTCGCTTCCAATGGATAACACCTCTTTCATCGCTAATAAACAAAAGTACATTAATATTTTACAAAAAGCGGTGCCGTCCGTCAACGGCAAAAATCCGCCGATCGGGAAAACGGAAATTTTTTTTGCCGGCCAAGCGCCGTAATCGCCCCGAACGCCACAAAAAACGGGGAGCGCCGAAAAAATTCCGGCGTTCCCCGTTTTCGCTCGATGAATCAGCCAAGGATGGCGGCCAGCAGTTCAAGCACACGAAGCGCGGCGTTCAAAGCGGAGCTTTTCCCGGGCGCGCCGCCGTCTTCGGGCGACTTCTCCGGAGCGCCGGCGGGCTGTTCCGCCTTGGCCTTTTCCTGTTCAAGCCAGCGCTCGTAGATGGCCTCGATTTCGGCGGCGTACTTTTTCGATCCGGCGACCGTGTAATATTCGCAGTCCGCCGCCGTGGTGTAGGTATACCCCTTTTTGCCGGGGGACATCGGCGCCAGCGCGACGATCGCGCCGCCGGCGTGGTCGCGCTCGCCGGGGACGGGACGGTAGACGATCATGACGAGATGCTCGTCCTCGCGGGTCGCCCTGACCTTTTCGGCAACTTTAGGATGCATCACTTCGTAAGAGGCGTTCAGCAGGTCGAAAATCGTCCAATCCTTACCCGCGAAGGCGATCAGAAAATCGCCCAGCTGCAGCCCCGCGCCGACCGCCTGCCCGCCGGGCGTCAGCTTGGTGACGCGGGTCAGGCACACGCCCTTGGCGGCGGGCGCTTTCTTTTGCTGTTTCAGATAATTCTCCAGCGGGATGGGACGGAACGGCAGCGTGTTGGTGTCGGCGCTGCCGATCGTGGCGTTGTTGCCGGCGCGGTATTCGGTGCGGCCCCCGAGCGGCACGGCGTAGCCGATGACGCTGCCGTTCGCGCTCTTGTAGGTATGGCGTCCGCCCAGCTCTTCCACGCGGGCGATAGGGGCGTTGCGGGCGTCGCGATATTCCCAGTAGTTGCCCACCTTGCGCACGGTGCCGAGCGTGGCGTTGTTCGGCGCGGTGTAGGTCAGCACTCCGCCCATCGTCTTCGCGTAGCCGGCGACTTTGCCGCCCACGCGGTATTCGACGCCGTTGCCGAACGTGCGTCCCGTGTACCTGACGCCGCCGACGGTGACGTCGATATTATAGGCGAAACCCGCGGCGGCGGACGACGCCAGCGCGAAAACGCAGAGGAACAGAAATATCTTTCTCATAAAATGGCCTCCTCGATTCGATCTTTTCCCGACGGAAAATCACTCGCCGAACTCTTCGCTCTCCCCGCCGCCGTCGGACCACTCGCGCATCAGCACGGCCCAGGCGAACTGGTCGGCCTGGTACTCGTAGCTGTTCATGTTGGCATTGGTCTGCGACCAGAAGTAGCAGCCGCGGCTGTCGTGAAGCAGATGGTGGATCTCGTGGAACAGGGCGAAACTCTGCCAGAAGCGGGGCAGGCGGCTGTTGAGGTGGATGCGGCAGCGGCGCAGCTCGCGATTGGTGTAGGTGAAGCCCCACATGTCGGGGCCCATCGGCACGCGCGCCGTCTCGACCTCGAGAGAAACGCGCTCTTCCAGCTTGGCCAGCGCGCCGAACTCGTCCAATCCCTGCCACTCCGCCGCCTCTTTCAGGATCGACGGCTCGATGTACCGGGGCGGCGGCGGAAGAACAAATTCCTCTTCGTCACTAATTTCTGACGCCCTTTGCTCTGCCACGCTTCGGCTCGCCTTCCCAGTCCGACAGAGCGGCATCGATCAGCCGGTGGACCATGTGTACGTCCTTTTCGGAGAGCTTGTGGCTGCGGTACCAGATTTCCATCGGCTTGGGACCGGCGAAGAGCTCTTCCAGCTGCAAACGACCGCCGTTGTCGCGGGGAAACTCCTCGAGCAGGTCCGAGGTCTCCACGCCGAGCCTGTCGGCAAGACGGTGGAGCAGTTTCATCGAAGGACTGCGGCGATTGCTCTCGAGCGCCTGAATGTAAATTCTGCTGACTTCCGTCGCGTCGGCGAGCTGCTGCTGCGTCATCTTGAGCGCCTTGCGAAGCGTACGGATCCGAAGACCTAGAGTCATCAAAAAGACCTCCCTGTTGATTAGTGTACAAGTACTATACTACAATAAATTTCTGTTGACAAGTACCCCAAACGGCGAATTTCATGTATAATGTCTCTGACACTTCATTCTTTTTATTTATAGACTTTGACGGCAAGGGAGCTGATTACATGGATTTCAAGGAATTGGAGACGTTCGTTTCCATCGTGGAAAAGGGAAGCATATCCGCTGCCGCCGCTGCTCTGGGGGTTTCGCAGCCGGCCGTGAGCAAACGCGTGGCCCGCATCGAAGCGGAAATGGGCGCTTCCATGTTCGCCAACGGGCACAAACACTCCACGCTCACGTCGGAAGGCGCGGTGCTCTACAAAGCGGCGCTGAAGATGCTGGATACCCGCAAGAAAGCGCGGATCCAGATCGCCGAGATCTCTCAGGAACTTTACGGCACGGTGCGCATCAGCGCCAGTTCCATCCCCGGCGATTTCATTCTGCCGGAGGTCCTCGTGGAATTCATGGAAAAGCATCCCGGCGTGAGCGTTCAGGTCACGCAAGGCGATTCGCAGTCGGCGCTCGAGGACCTTTCCGACAAAAAAGCCGACCTTGCCGTGATTGGCTCCGACCGGAACCTGCCGGGTTTCACCAGCCTGCCCTTTTATCACGACGAGCTGGTGCTGATCGTCAACCGCAATCATCCGCTCGCCGCGAGAAAATACATCCCCATGGAAGAGATCGGCGGGCTCAAACTTGTGGGACGCACCTCCGGCTCGGGCAGCCGCCAGACATGGGAGCGCGTTTACAAGAGCCGC
Encoded proteins:
- the hemC gene encoding hydroxymethylbilane synthase; this encodes MKILRLGSRKSELALAQTRLVMDAVGRAHPEYRLELVPIATRGDVDMKPFSETSDAFGLKGLFTRELEEALLDGRIDVAVHSLKDLPAAQDERLPLLACFRRGDPRDALALPAGVSAMNGAVIGCSSARRRLQALDLFAGAEVRPVRGNVGTRLRKLDEGQFSALILAAAGLARLGLSARVSRYFSVDEIVPAPGQGILACQGRAGDKNEDWLDAIFDPDAADCARAERAFSAALGGGCASPVGACAQLRGGEMKLTGFFADEHKGFKIRASLTGRREEARMLGETLAEKILKEAR
- a CDS encoding cobyrinate a,c-diamide synthase gives rise to the protein MSALKKIPRLVVAATQSGCGKTTLTCGILAALKKRGLAAQAYKIGPDYIDPGYLTQASGRPAHNLDTWLMDEAAMARLFAENSSQADLAVVEGVMGLYDGGRGGVSSTAEIAKKLRAPVALVIDCKSMGDSAAALALGFREYDRGVDLCGVILNRLGSDAHRDMIAKAMERLGIPVLGALKRDERLAVSERHLGLLPAEENETHGFDALVECVERSVDLDALLKIAAGAPNLEFSSRPAAPAAERRAVIGVARDKAFSFYYPESLAELERAGARLVFFSPLNDERLPDADGLIFGGGFPEMFAARLAANGAMKSELAAAARLGMPIYAECGGYMYLTRSLTDFDGREFAMAGLIPAACRMNPRLQTVGYVEATALRDSVLCPAGTVARGHEFHFSSAQPDAGTEADAAWRFVKKRAGASYAAGYASANVLASYLHLHFAGNPQLARNFVDVCERFARRK
- the hemB gene encoding porphobilinogen synthase, which translates into the protein MIVRPRRLRQTPALRNLVAETRLSADMFIYPVFIREGRGIVEDIPSLPGQKRYSPDTFPLVLEEMARCGVRAVLLFGLPERKDETGTGAWDENGVIQQALRVGKKTFPEITFIGDVCMCEYTSHGHCGILHGHEVDNDETLEYLTRIAVSQAAAGADVVAPSDMMDGHVAALRAGLDAAGMKDKIVFSYAVKYASAFYGPFRDAAGSAPAFGDRRGYQMDPRNAREGLKEARLDIEEGADMIMVKPGLLYMDVLRAVKEISSVPVGSYCVSGEYAMIKAAAAKGWLDEPRAVAEAAYSLARAGADVIVTYSALDLARWLKEGRVAF
- a CDS encoding MurR/RpiR family transcriptional regulator; translated protein: MEANKLQELLRSNLDSMPSKARRVVEYLLTHMREAAFVSIGDVAEQLNVSKAQLVRVARILGFKGYADLKSALKESVLEQVNPAAMLARAMSEEGDLSERIRQMEHANLEDTWNRLRVEDVRSFCELVKSAEAIYCAGWSISGMMAECLHSRLRELGLRAHQMYPGSGCLTLIEQARSIRKSDLIIAFDLPSYSVLLTEALQRGRRNGAKIVTVTDSPAAPICSDADLSFFVSDNSPTFGSSLIGPLFLIHILTSRLSIDMGDAAMEALAEQSRILRDERLYHPVYSLRY
- a CDS encoding LysR family transcriptional regulator gives rise to the protein MDFKELETFVSIVEKGSISAAAAALGVSQPAVSKRVARIEAEMGASMFANGHKHSTLTSEGAVLYKAALKMLDTRKKARIQIAEISQELYGTVRISASSIPGDFILPEVLVEFMEKHPGVSVQVTQGDSQSALEDLSDKKADLAVIGSDRNLPGFTSLPFYHDELVLIVNRNHPLAARKYIPMEEIGGLKLVGRTSGSGSRQTWERVYKSRTGNFKEPELQFGHTMGVVNAVANGAEAGIVSRFAAQTSPAVAVLTFKPAVYRAFHLVYGLCETKAVEVLISFLIQKAEQQQLSQPQ
- the cobA gene encoding uroporphyrinogen-III C-methyltransferase, with the protein product MSVGKVWLVGAGPGDPGLLTCRGREVLERAEVVIFDRLVGDGVLALMPRTARCIDVGKEGGRHPVPQREIEALIVREALNGHNVVRLKGGDPFLFGRGGEEIEALLAHDVPYEVVPGVASAIAAPECAGIPVTHRGLANSLHIVAAHTKEGGIAAQDYDALARLDGTLVFLMGATAVAEICSQLLARGFAADTPTAAVESGTTARQRTLVGTLGDFERKARDFGLRAPAVVLVGPVAGLASRLAWREKLPLWGKKVLVTRPANRQGRLARMLRDLGAEVVEFPCIATVPLETKLPPLGGHDWIGFTSVTGAECFFARLAAEGRDVRELGGAKIAAVGPATAAALCERGLRPDLVPAVYDGVHLAEELAGRGGSVLLFRALDGSPELTETLRARGVDFSEVPLYRTETLAAPFQPVNVDAVLFTSASTVRGFKKACPGLEAPLACCIGAQTAREAERLGLKNIRVAARATLEDLINTLKEDGRS
- a CDS encoding ImmA/IrrE family metallo-endopeptidase, whose translation is MAEQRASEISDEEEFVLPPPPRYIEPSILKEAAEWQGLDEFGALAKLEERVSLEVETARVPMGPDMWGFTYTNRELRRCRIHLNSRLPRFWQSFALFHEIHHLLHDSRGCYFWSQTNANMNSYEYQADQFAWAVLMREWSDGGGESEEFGE
- a CDS encoding helix-turn-helix domain-containing protein, which gives rise to MTLGLRIRTLRKALKMTQQQLADATEVSRIYIQALESNRRSPSMKLLHRLADRLGVETSDLLEEFPRDNGGRLQLEELFAGPKPMEIWYRSHKLSEKDVHMVHRLIDAALSDWEGEPKRGRAKGVRN